From one Butyricimonas faecihominis genomic stretch:
- a CDS encoding RNA polymerase sigma-70 factor translates to MNRSEEILAALKKGEKSAFQAFFSEYYEVLVLFATGILKDVDAAEDVVQDCFVNVWENRHFEKLADGLDRYMFHLVKNAALNDLRGTQRRELRHEKVMAEMASENENRGEGELHEMEILYAAINQLPLERRRVFMMICAEGMKYQDVADSLGVSINTVRTQMGRSMKFLREKLKDQVFSSLLCFWLKVKKQFKTIR, encoded by the coding sequence ATGAATCGATCAGAAGAAATATTGGCCGCATTGAAAAAGGGAGAAAAGAGTGCGTTTCAGGCTTTTTTCTCGGAGTATTATGAAGTGCTGGTATTGTTTGCCACGGGGATATTGAAAGACGTGGATGCTGCCGAGGATGTGGTGCAGGATTGTTTCGTGAATGTTTGGGAAAATCGCCATTTTGAAAAGCTGGCGGACGGGTTGGATCGTTATATGTTTCATCTGGTAAAGAATGCCGCGTTAAATGATCTTCGAGGGACTCAACGTCGGGAGTTACGACATGAAAAGGTCATGGCGGAAATGGCCTCTGAGAATGAAAACAGGGGAGAAGGTGAGCTACATGAAATGGAAATTCTGTATGCAGCTATAAATCAGCTGCCCCTTGAACGTCGTCGGGTTTTTATGATGATCTGTGCCGAAGGCATGAAGTATCAGGATGTTGCGGATTCGTTGGGTGTCAGTATTAATACCGTGCGAACGCAAATGGGACGCTCTATGAAATTTCTTCGGGAAAAATTGAAAGATCAGGTGTTCTCTTCTTTGCTTTGTTTCTGGTTGAAGGTGAAGAAACAATTTAAAACAATTCGATAG
- a CDS encoding FecR family protein — MKDEIYEIIAKVVAGETLTDEERQDLEVWREEHEREYQLLVRLKEPVRFIRERGGIVREVAYKQVARRLERGKQRKIRRYAYISAVAGVLLVIGIALTWWGLPFGEKGTMEQPFRPGSGQVMLTLKHGEVVPLKRDVKEVIVADTTLCVTNEGNTLVYSVMQGEVREDTYNVLTVPVGGEFRVILSDGTMVFLNSGSELRYPEVFRDGQREVFLKGEAWFEVAKDSVRLFRVHAGEMDVRVLGTSFNVKAYERMESIATTLVTGSVEITCDNESFRIVPGEQFEYRKGLKLASVREVDTELYTSWKDGYYKFRQASLEEIMTTLSVWYGLEVFYQNEEAKRLEFTGKVKRYEDVGNLLRKFEQTENVVFNRKGNNVIIQLK, encoded by the coding sequence ATGAAAGATGAGATTTATGAAATTATAGCCAAAGTGGTCGCCGGGGAGACGCTAACGGACGAAGAGCGACAAGATTTGGAGGTTTGGAGGGAGGAACACGAGAGGGAGTATCAGTTGTTGGTTCGGTTGAAAGAACCTGTGCGATTTATTCGGGAACGAGGGGGAATAGTGCGGGAAGTTGCCTATAAACAGGTAGCAAGGCGGCTTGAACGGGGTAAACAAAGGAAGATCAGACGGTACGCATATATTTCTGCGGTTGCGGGAGTGTTGCTGGTGATAGGAATTGCCTTGACGTGGTGGGGGCTACCGTTTGGAGAGAAGGGGACGATGGAGCAACCGTTCAGACCGGGAAGCGGGCAGGTGATGCTTACATTGAAACATGGGGAAGTGGTTCCGTTGAAAAGGGATGTGAAGGAAGTGATCGTGGCTGATACCACGTTATGTGTTACCAACGAGGGAAATACGCTCGTGTATTCCGTGATGCAAGGTGAGGTGCGGGAAGATACTTACAACGTGTTGACGGTTCCGGTCGGTGGGGAATTTCGGGTTATTCTATCCGATGGAACAATGGTGTTTTTGAATTCCGGTTCGGAGTTACGTTACCCGGAAGTTTTTCGTGACGGGCAGAGGGAAGTCTTTTTAAAGGGCGAGGCTTGGTTTGAAGTGGCGAAAGATAGCGTGCGTCTTTTTAGGGTACACGCGGGAGAAATGGACGTTCGGGTACTGGGAACGTCTTTTAACGTGAAAGCGTACGAGCGGATGGAATCGATAGCCACGACGCTTGTGACGGGGAGTGTTGAAATCACGTGTGATAATGAATCATTCCGGATTGTTCCGGGGGAGCAATTCGAATACCGTAAAGGGTTAAAATTGGCAAGTGTCAGGGAAGTCGATACCGAGTTATATACTTCGTGGAAAGACGGGTACTATAAATTTAGGCAAGCCTCGTTGGAAGAAATTATGACAACTCTTTCCGTGTGGTATGGTTTGGAGGTCTTTTACCAGAATGAGGAGGCGAAGCGGCTGGAGTTTACGGGAAAAGTGAAACGGTACGAGGATGTCGGGAATTTACTTCGAAAATTTGAACAGACGGAGAACGTGGTATTTAATCGAAAAGGAAATAACGTTATTATTCAGTTGAAATAA
- a CDS encoding SusC/RagA family TonB-linked outer membrane protein: MMKFVFIFTMCCLFQIQAAVYSQQTKVSVEFRNVSLEKVFQELERQSNCSFLYNHRVVEARGRVSIQVVDKELSQVLDELLTKLGLGFTFDDNLVIIKERTSMWGKDSVQKGLRIVGRVVDEKKQAMPGVTVKLTGTTLGTATDSKGIFSMMLPLAKGALEFSFVGYKTQSLTFSATTRDTIRIVMQEDIQALDEAVVVAYGTTTRREATGAISVIKADELRGIPSGSIASLLQGRVAGMDVTNITGAPGGGGTIITIRGYNSLDVEQKSRQFSNPLWVVDGVPLNSFTSPITGTNLLAEINPDMIESVQVLKDASAASIYGSRAANGVIIVTTKKGRANQKATFSVNVSQTWSVLPKLPTLMVGRAERWWRIKALRNMPKAYLDWENRQYKYPSSISEMEKNRLSFLDWFYPKSDSQPADGIILQDSLNAFYNHATNFFPMYFETGKVTNANIQAYGGSDRINYGIGLGYYNEAGVLKGTGFNRVDLTTNLNVIPTNRLNVDLRFYLSLTNRKRSSENQMEGFQTSTNVDVIPGDPFELTTLLPGKGSVVWDEVLKSLQGIKEKNRSVRGRANIKIGYDVLEGLNVSTSLAADYSIHRRHYFSPSYLDTDGYSISIGETGINVMALSETMLTYTKTLKEDHTFNVLAGFSYQYDQEEYNGGSGRNSPSDKIQYVPSGFPTLAEKEIYDYKEVIPLQAYESDMKEKSLLSWFARLEYDYQKKYFISASFRRDGSSTFGAKNRWGTFPSIAGGWNFSEESFIKDNLEWLSFGKIRASWGRSGMHFEECYLALGSLYSGQPFMGESTLSWGNGLYNEELSWEKTDQYDFGLDMDMFNYRLGLTLDYYYRYSSDKLWQIELPGDYNGFAYQWRNAAAVSNEGIELLIRYEIFRNDNLYWKISVNGAKNWNRFEKSYTGEDIPRIGIIGKALNGIYTLATDGFVNKQDELPVTYNNAGISSYLNNGDKSTFYKPGDYKFIDVNGDGIISEEDRIYQGSALPVVTGGIVNEVRWKNFDLNMSVTFQIGRHIVNAQANASLKTSYPNEILHPFLLNMNKQHFWQQPGDTGARYTQWQTDQGVGNYNTTDRDVEKVNWLKLKTLSIGYTLPASLMKSCKLEQVRFFVSGENLLSWHNYSGLDPEIVDVRTGFDDGKNYPLARKFTLGLTVKF; this comes from the coding sequence ATGATGAAATTTGTATTTATTTTTACGATGTGTTGTCTTTTTCAGATTCAGGCAGCGGTGTATTCTCAGCAGACGAAAGTGTCTGTGGAGTTTCGGAACGTGTCGTTGGAAAAGGTGTTTCAAGAGTTGGAACGACAATCTAATTGTAGTTTCCTTTACAATCACCGGGTGGTGGAAGCCCGGGGGAGGGTGAGTATTCAAGTTGTTGATAAAGAGTTAAGTCAGGTTCTTGACGAGTTGTTGACAAAATTGGGACTGGGATTTACTTTCGATGATAATCTGGTGATTATAAAAGAACGTACTTCGATGTGGGGGAAAGATTCTGTTCAAAAAGGATTGCGGATCGTGGGGAGAGTCGTTGATGAGAAAAAACAGGCCATGCCCGGCGTGACGGTGAAATTGACGGGAACGACTTTAGGAACGGCGACGGATTCCAAGGGAATTTTCAGTATGATGTTACCTTTGGCCAAGGGGGCGTTAGAATTTTCTTTCGTGGGCTATAAGACGCAGAGCTTGACTTTTTCGGCAACCACGCGAGATACGATTCGGATCGTGATGCAAGAAGATATACAGGCTTTGGATGAGGCGGTGGTAGTGGCATACGGAACGACAACCCGTCGGGAGGCAACCGGGGCCATCTCGGTGATTAAAGCGGATGAATTGAGGGGAATTCCGTCGGGGAGTATTGCCAGCCTGTTGCAGGGACGGGTTGCGGGAATGGACGTGACGAACATTACCGGGGCGCCCGGGGGAGGTGGAACGATTATTACCATCCGGGGATATAATTCTTTGGACGTGGAACAGAAGAGTCGCCAGTTTTCGAATCCCTTGTGGGTGGTTGACGGGGTGCCATTGAATTCGTTTACTTCACCGATTACGGGTACGAACCTGTTGGCCGAGATAAACCCCGATATGATTGAATCCGTGCAGGTTTTGAAGGATGCCTCGGCAGCCTCTATTTATGGGTCTCGTGCGGCAAACGGTGTGATTATCGTGACAACGAAAAAAGGACGGGCGAATCAAAAGGCTACTTTTTCAGTCAATGTTTCCCAAACGTGGAGCGTGTTACCCAAGTTACCGACGCTGATGGTCGGACGGGCTGAACGATGGTGGCGGATAAAGGCATTACGGAATATGCCTAAAGCTTATCTGGATTGGGAAAACAGGCAATATAAATACCCGAGTTCTATATCCGAGATGGAAAAGAATCGATTGTCTTTTCTGGATTGGTTTTATCCCAAAAGTGATTCACAACCGGCAGACGGGATTATTCTTCAGGATAGTTTGAATGCGTTTTATAATCATGCCACGAATTTCTTTCCAATGTACTTTGAAACGGGGAAAGTGACGAATGCGAATATACAGGCATACGGGGGATCGGACAGGATAAACTATGGTATCGGTTTGGGATATTATAACGAGGCAGGTGTGTTGAAAGGAACTGGATTTAATCGTGTCGATTTGACGACCAACCTGAACGTCATTCCGACGAATCGTTTAAACGTGGATTTGCGTTTCTATCTTTCATTGACGAATCGTAAAAGAAGTTCCGAGAATCAAATGGAAGGTTTTCAAACCAGTACGAACGTGGATGTTATTCCCGGTGATCCTTTTGAATTGACAACCTTACTTCCCGGTAAAGGGAGCGTGGTGTGGGATGAGGTGTTGAAATCTCTTCAGGGTATAAAAGAAAAGAATCGATCCGTGAGGGGAAGGGCTAATATAAAGATCGGTTATGACGTGTTGGAGGGGTTGAATGTATCAACTTCTCTTGCCGCGGATTACTCGATTCATAGACGTCACTATTTCTCGCCGTCTTATTTGGATACGGACGGGTATTCTATAAGCATAGGGGAGACCGGAATTAACGTGATGGCTTTGAGCGAAACCATGTTAACCTACACGAAGACGCTTAAGGAAGACCACACGTTTAATGTGCTTGCGGGGTTTTCCTACCAATATGATCAAGAGGAATATAATGGGGGCAGTGGCCGGAATTCTCCCAGTGATAAGATCCAGTATGTACCAAGTGGTTTCCCGACGTTAGCGGAAAAAGAAATTTACGATTATAAGGAGGTGATTCCCTTGCAGGCATACGAATCAGACATGAAAGAAAAATCCTTACTATCGTGGTTTGCCCGTTTGGAGTACGATTATCAGAAAAAGTATTTCATTTCAGCAAGTTTTCGTCGGGATGGAAGTTCAACCTTCGGGGCGAAAAATAGATGGGGAACCTTTCCTTCCATTGCCGGGGGATGGAATTTTAGCGAGGAGAGTTTTATCAAGGATAATCTGGAATGGTTGAGTTTTGGAAAGATCAGGGCCAGTTGGGGACGTTCCGGGATGCATTTCGAGGAGTGTTACTTGGCTTTGGGATCGCTGTATTCCGGACAGCCGTTTATGGGAGAGAGTACCTTGTCGTGGGGAAACGGGTTGTATAACGAGGAGTTATCGTGGGAGAAAACAGACCAGTATGATTTCGGGTTGGATATGGATATGTTCAATTATCGCTTGGGTTTGACGTTAGATTATTACTATCGTTATTCAAGTGATAAGTTATGGCAGATTGAATTACCGGGGGATTATAACGGTTTTGCTTATCAATGGAGAAATGCAGCGGCGGTATCTAACGAAGGGATTGAATTGTTGATCCGGTACGAGATATTCCGGAATGATAATTTGTATTGGAAGATTTCAGTGAACGGGGCCAAGAATTGGAATCGATTCGAGAAGTCATACACGGGGGAGGATATTCCCCGAATTGGTATTATCGGGAAGGCTTTAAATGGGATATATACTTTGGCAACCGATGGTTTTGTGAATAAACAGGATGAATTGCCTGTTACTTACAATAATGCGGGAATCAGTTCTTATTTGAATAATGGAGATAAAAGTACATTTTATAAGCCGGGAGATTATAAATTTATAGATGTAAATGGGGATGGAATTATCAGTGAAGAAGATCGGATTTACCAAGGGAGTGCTTTACCTGTCGTGACGGGAGGTATCGTGAACGAGGTACGTTGGAAGAATTTCGATCTGAATATGTCGGTTACCTTCCAAATCGGCCGACATATCGTGAATGCACAGGCAAATGCCTCACTAAAGACAAGTTATCCGAACGAAATCTTACATCCGTTTTTGCTGAATATGAATAAGCAGCATTTCTGGCAGCAACCGGGAGACACGGGAGCGAGATACACGCAATGGCAAACCGATCAAGGGGTTGGGAACTATAATACTACAGATCGGGATGTGGAAAAGGTGAATTGGTTAAAGTTAAAAACATTGTCTATCGGGTACACGTTGCCGGCATCTTTAATGAAATCTTGTAAGTTGGAACAGGTACGTTTTTTCGTGAGTGGGGAGAATCTTTTGTCTTGGCACAATTATTCCGGTCTCGATCCCGAAATCGTGGACGTGCGTACGGGATTCGATGATGGGAAAAATTATCCCTTGGCACGTAAGTTTACATTGGGTTTAACGGTTAAATTTTAA
- a CDS encoding ATP-binding protein, whose amino-acid sequence MFERIHLQTIKKRINEPRKFIQVILGPRQVGKTTMMTQLLSQINIPYTFESADAISATNSTWLLQVWETARLQMKVSKTDEYLLVIDEIQKINNWSEVIKQQWDQDSRERTNIKVILLGSSRLLIQKGLTESLTGRFETLYLGHWSYLEMQAAFGWGVEQYVYFGGYPGSASLIEEENRWKNYINDALIETSISKDILMLTRVDKPALLKQLFELGSLYSGQILSFTKIIGQLQDAGNVTTLANYLKLLSDCGLLSGLEKYAGNVIRKRSSSPKFQVHNNALLTAQNGTTFQEIRVNPKEWGRLVESSVGAHLINYSISERYNLYYWREGNEEVDFIMEKGNKTIALEVKSGIHSDNTGMSVFAQKFHPEKVLLVGTGGIPYADFLKINPIELF is encoded by the coding sequence ATGTTTGAAAGAATTCATTTACAGACTATTAAGAAAAGAATTAATGAACCAAGAAAATTCATTCAGGTTATATTAGGCCCCAGACAAGTAGGTAAAACAACCATGATGACACAATTGTTATCACAAATAAATATACCTTACACGTTTGAATCAGCTGATGCGATATCCGCAACCAACTCAACTTGGCTATTACAGGTTTGGGAAACAGCCCGATTGCAAATGAAGGTCAGTAAAACAGATGAATATTTATTAGTCATTGATGAAATCCAAAAAATCAACAATTGGAGTGAAGTAATCAAACAACAATGGGATCAAGATTCCCGGGAACGAACAAACATTAAAGTTATATTACTGGGATCATCACGACTTCTGATACAAAAAGGACTCACAGAATCATTAACAGGAAGATTCGAAACTTTGTATCTAGGACATTGGTCTTATCTCGAAATGCAGGCTGCTTTCGGATGGGGCGTTGAACAATACGTATATTTCGGCGGCTATCCGGGATCAGCATCTTTAATTGAAGAAGAAAATCGCTGGAAAAACTACATCAATGATGCACTTATTGAAACAAGTATCTCCAAAGATATTCTAATGCTCACCCGTGTTGACAAACCGGCATTATTAAAACAATTATTTGAATTGGGTTCATTGTATTCAGGACAAATTTTATCGTTCACGAAAATTATAGGACAACTACAAGACGCCGGTAATGTAACAACGTTAGCCAACTATCTTAAATTACTTTCTGATTGCGGACTTTTAAGCGGATTAGAAAAATATGCCGGAAATGTCATTCGTAAACGTTCATCTTCTCCAAAATTCCAAGTCCACAACAACGCCCTTTTAACAGCTCAAAACGGCACGACATTTCAAGAGATACGTGTAAATCCAAAAGAGTGGGGTCGTTTAGTGGAATCCTCCGTGGGAGCCCATTTGATTAATTATTCTATATCCGAACGGTACAATCTCTATTATTGGAGAGAAGGAAATGAAGAAGTTGACTTTATCATGGAAAAAGGAAATAAAACGATAGCCCTAGAAGTAAAAAGCGGCATACATTCCGATAATACCGGCATGAGCGTTTTTGCCCAAAAATTTCATCCGGAAAAGGTATTACTCGTAGGCACAGGCGGGATTCCGTATGCTGATTTTCTAAAAATAAACCCTATCGAATTGTTTTAA
- a CDS encoding PepSY-like domain-containing protein, which produces MRGRILMVTLWMASLFVFAACHDDDDDDDKGYTPGKSVVAAFEAKFPNAVAVSWEKKGEYEKAEFHQNGQEVDAWFDASGKWMMTETDVLFANLPTEVKTGFNESIYSAWQVEDADVLERLNMPTVYRLEIEKGNEEMLIYFNEKGELVKEVNEEASTLPTAVSSFITQQYPKALVVTLDRWQDGMLEVGILDGSLVKEVLFDRNNGWMKTSWPVLKADVPQVVLDVLKGEAYNSFSIASVQYIEYASGSDVYHFVLQKEHSMDISVEIDPQGNLVLD; this is translated from the coding sequence ATGAGAGGAAGGATTTTAATGGTGACGCTATGGATGGCATCATTGTTTGTTTTTGCCGCTTGTCATGATGACGACGACGATGATGATAAGGGGTACACCCCCGGAAAGAGTGTCGTGGCCGCTTTTGAGGCGAAGTTCCCGAATGCCGTGGCCGTGAGCTGGGAGAAAAAAGGAGAGTATGAAAAGGCGGAGTTTCATCAAAACGGGCAGGAAGTGGATGCTTGGTTTGATGCATCCGGAAAATGGATGATGACGGAGACGGACGTTCTGTTTGCCAATCTCCCCACGGAGGTGAAGACGGGTTTCAACGAGAGCATATATAGCGCTTGGCAAGTGGAAGATGCCGACGTGCTGGAACGGTTGAATATGCCCACGGTTTACCGCTTGGAGATCGAGAAGGGAAACGAGGAAATGTTGATTTATTTCAATGAAAAAGGGGAGCTGGTGAAGGAGGTAAATGAAGAGGCTTCCACGTTACCGACGGCCGTGAGTAGTTTCATTACCCAGCAGTACCCGAAGGCCTTGGTTGTTACGCTTGATCGTTGGCAGGATGGTATGTTGGAAGTCGGTATTCTGGATGGCAGTTTGGTAAAAGAAGTTTTGTTTGACCGGAATAACGGTTGGATGAAGACTTCTTGGCCGGTGTTGAAGGCCGATGTACCTCAGGTGGTGCTTGATGTGTTGAAGGGCGAGGCGTATAACAGTTTTTCCATTGCCAGCGTGCAATACATAGAATACGCTTCCGGTAGTGACGTTTACCATTTTGTTTTGCAGAAAGAGCATTCGATGGATATAAGTGTAGAAATTGATCCTCAAGGGAATTTGGTTTTAGATTGA